A single region of the Gorilla gorilla gorilla isolate KB3781 chromosome 1, NHGRI_mGorGor1-v2.1_pri, whole genome shotgun sequence genome encodes:
- the CAMTA1 gene encoding calmodulin-binding transcription activator 1 isoform X15 yields the protein MSILERLEQMERRMAEMTGSQQHKQASGGGSSGGGSGSGNGGSQAQCASGTGALGSCFESRVVVVCEKMMSRACWAKSKHLIHSKTFRGMTLLHLAAAQGYATLIQTLIKWRTKHADSIDLELEVDPLNVDHFSCTPLMWACALGHLEAAVVLYKWDRRAISIPDSLGRLPLGIARSRGHVKLAECLEHLQRDEQAQLGQNPRIHCPASEEPSTESWMAQWHSEAISSPEIPKGVTVIASTNPELRRPRSEPSNYYSSESHKDYPAPKKHKLNPEYFQTRQEKLLPTALSLEEPNIRKQSPSSKQSVPETLSPSEGVRDFSRELSPPTPETAAFQASGSQPVGKWNSKDLYIGVSTVQVTGNPKGTSVGKEAAPSQVRPREPMSVLMMANREVVNTELGSYRDSAENEECGQPMDDIQVNMMTLAEHIIEATPDRIKQENFVPMESSGLERTDPATISSTMSWLASYLADADCLPSAAQIRSAYNEPLTPSSNTSLSPVGSPISEIAFEKPNLPSAADWSEFLSASTSEKVENEFAQLTLSDHEQRELYEAARLVQTAFRKYKGRPLREQQEVAAAVIQRCYRKYKQLTWIALKYALYKKMTQAAILIQSKFRSYYEQKKFQQSRRAAVLIQKYYRSYKKCGKRRQARRTAVIVQQKLRSSLLTKKQDQAARKIMRFLRRCRHRVKELKKAKELEDIQQHPLAM from the exons TGTGCTTCTGGGACCGGGGCCTTGGGGAGCTGCTTTGAGAGCCGTGTGGTCGTGGTATGCGAGAAGATGATGAGCCGAGCCTGCTGGGCGAAGTCCAAGCACTTGATCCACTCAAAGACTTTCCGTGGAATGACCCTACTCCACCTGGCCGCTGCCCAGGGCTATGCCACCCTAATCCAGACCCTCATCAAATGGCG TACAAAGCACGCAGATAGCATTGACCTGGAACTGGAAGTTGACCCCTTGAATGTGGACCACTTCTCCTGTACTCCTCTG ATGTGGGCGTGTGCCCTAGGGCACTTGGAAGCTGCCGTCGTGCTGTACAAGTGGGACCGTCGGGCCATCTCGATTCCCGACTCTCTAGGAAGGCTGCCTTTGGGAATTGCCAGATCACGGGGTCATGTGAAATTAGCAGAGTGTCTGGAGCACCTGCAGAGAGATGAGCAGGCTCAGCTGGGACAGAACCCCAGAATCCACTGTCCTGCAAGCGAAGAGCCCAGCACAGAGAGCTGGATGGCCCAGTGGCACAGCGAAGCCATCAGCTCTCCAGAAATACCCAAGGGAGTCACTGTTATTGCAAGCACCAACCCAG AGCTGAGAAGACCTCGTTCTGAACCCTCTAATTACTACAGCAGTGAGAGCCACAAAGATTATCCGGCTCCCAAAAAGCATAAATTGAACCCTGAGTACTTCCAGACAAGGCAGGAGAAGCTGCTTCCCACTGCACTGAGTCTGGAAGAGCCAAATATCAGGAAGCAAAGCCCTAGTTCTAAGCAGTCTGTCCCCGAGACACTCAGCCCCAGTGAAGGAGTGAGGGACTTCAGCCGGGAACTCTCCCCTCCCACTCCAGAGACTGCAGCATTTCAAGCCTCTGGATCTCAGCCTGTAGGAAAGTGGAATTCCAAAGATCTTTACATTGGTGTGTCTACAGTACAGGTGACTGGAAATCCGAAGGGGACCAGTGTAGGAAAGGAGGCAGCACCTTCACAGGTGCGTCCACGGGAACCAATGAGTGTCCTGATGATGGCTAACAGAGAGGTGGTGAATACAGAGCTGGGGTCCTACCGTGATAGTGCAGAAAATGAAGAATGCGGCCAGCCCATGGATGACATACAG gtgaacATGATGACCTTGGCAGAACACATTATTGAAGCCACACCTGACCGAATCAAGCAGGAGAATTTTGTGCCCATGGAGTCCTCAGGATTGGAAAGAACAGACCCTGCCACCATTAGCAGTACAATGAGCTGGCTGGCCAGTTATCTAGCGGATGCTGACTGCCTGCCCAGTGCTGCCCAGATCCG AAGTGCATATAACGAGCCTCTAACCCCTTCTTCTAATACCAGCTTGAGCCCTGTTGGCTCTCCCATCAGTGAAATCGCTTTCGAGAAACCTAACCTTCCCTCCGCCGCGGATTGGTCAGAATTCCTGAGTGCATCTACCAGTGAGAAGGTAGAGAATGAGTTTGCTCAGCTCACTCTGTCTGATCATGAACAGAGAGAACTCTATGAGGCTGCCAGGCTTGTCCAGACAGCTTTCCGGAAATACAAG GGCCGACCCTTGCGGGAACAGCAAGAAGTAGCTGCTGCTGTCATTCAGCGTTgttacagaaaatataaacag CTGACATGGATAGCCTTGAAG TACGCACTTTATAAAAAGATGACACAGGCTGCCATCCTTATCCAGAGCAAATTCCGAAGTTACTATGaacaaaaaaaattccagcaGAGCCGACGGGCTGCTGTGCTCATCCAAAAGTACTACCGAAGTTATAAGAAATGTGGCAAAAGACGGCAGGCTCGCCGGACGGCTGTGATTGTACAACAGAAACTCAG GAGCAGTTTGCTAACCAAAAAGCAGGATCAAGCTGCTCGAAAAATAATGAGGTTTCTACGCCGCTGTCGCCACAG